One Mycolicibacterium sp. ND9-15 genomic window, GTCGTCGCTATCTGGACGATCTGGCGACCACCCGTCGCCCCCAGGTGGCCGCCCTCCGCGCCGACTACGACAAGGTGCTGCGTCAGCGGACCGCGCTGCTGAAAACCGCCGCTGGCGCGCGATTCCGTGGCGACCGCAGCGTTTTCGACACGCTCGACGTCTGGGACGGGCACCTGGCCGAAAAGGGAGCGCGGCTCATCGCGGCGCGGGTAGACCTCGTCAACCAGCTGGCACCCGAGGTCGAGAAGGCATATCAACTGTTGGCCCCTTCGTCGCGGCCCGCGGCGATCCGATACCGAAGCGGTGTGGACGTGGTGGAGACCGAGGCGGCGGCGGGAAGTGCTGACGCGGAACTGTTCGAGACGGCGCTGCTCGATGCGCTGGCCCGCCGGCGCGATGCCGAACTCGAACGCGGGGTCTGTCTGGTGGGCCCACACCGCGACGACCTCGAATTGCGGCTCGGTGACCAGATCGCGAAAGGCTTTGCCAGCCACGGTGAATCGTGGTCGTTGGCATTGTCGCTCAGGTTGGCGGCCTATGAGCTGCTGCGCGCGGACGGTTTCGGTGATCCGGTGCTGTTGCTCGACGATGTGTTCGCCGAGCTGGACAACGCCCGTAGGCAGGCGCTGGCCACCGTGGCGGCCTCGGCCGAGCAGGTTTTGGTGACCGCGGCGGTGCCGGAGGATATTCCCGGCGACTGGGATGCACGCAGGATCGGGGTGACGATGCGAGACGAGGATACGGGCCGGATTTCGGTGGTGGAGTCATGACGTCGGCCGGTGGCGATCCGGGGCCGCCCAAGCACCTGGCGAACCTGCGCGGGATGGACCTGGTGCGGCGCACGCTCGAGGAGGCGCGCGGCGCGGCGCGCAGCCAAGGCAAGGATGTCGGCCGCGGCCGCGGGCCGGCGCCGCACCGGATCGCCGGCAACCGTCGCCGACGGTGGTCGGGCCCGGGTCCGGACTCGCGAGATCCCCAACCCATCGGGTCAGCGGCCAGTGAACTGGCTCGCAGCCGCGGGTGGTCTGCACGGGTCGCCGAGGGGGCCGTATTCGGCCGCTGGGCCGGGGTCGTCGGCGAGGGGATCGCGGCCCACGCGACCCCTACCGCGTTGAGCGACGGTGTGCTGACCATCTCGGCGGAGTCGACCGCATGGGCCACGCAACTGCGGATGGTGCAGGCTCAAGTGCTCGCCAAGATCGCCGACGCGGTGGGCGACGGGGTCGTGAAATCACTGAGAATCGTCGGCCCCGCTGCAC contains:
- the recF gene encoding DNA replication/repair protein RecF (All proteins in this family for which functions are known are DNA-binding proteins that assist the filamentation of RecA onto DNA for the initiation of recombination or recombinational repair.) gives rise to the protein MYVRRLGLTDFRSWSRVELDLEPGRTVFVGPNGFGKTNIVEALWYSATLGSHRVAGDAPLVRTGAERAVVSTIVVNEGRELAVDLEITAGRANKARLNRSPVRTAREILGVLRAVLFAPEDLALVRGDPGERRRYLDDLATTRRPQVAALRADYDKVLRQRTALLKTAAGARFRGDRSVFDTLDVWDGHLAEKGARLIAARVDLVNQLAPEVEKAYQLLAPSSRPAAIRYRSGVDVVETEAAAGSADAELFETALLDALARRRDAELERGVCLVGPHRDDLELRLGDQIAKGFASHGESWSLALSLRLAAYELLRADGFGDPVLLLDDVFAELDNARRQALATVAASAEQVLVTAAVPEDIPGDWDARRIGVTMRDEDTGRISVVES
- a CDS encoding DUF721 family protein, whose translation is MTSAGGDPGPPKHLANLRGMDLVRRTLEEARGAARSQGKDVGRGRGPAPHRIAGNRRRRWSGPGPDSRDPQPIGSAASELARSRGWSARVAEGAVFGRWAGVVGEGIAAHATPTALSDGVLTISAESTAWATQLRMVQAQVLAKIADAVGDGVVKSLRIVGPAAPSWRKGRYHIAGRGPRDTYG